One Nostoc sp. UHCC 0302 DNA window includes the following coding sequences:
- a CDS encoding DUF4435 domain-containing protein has translation MSKYSLFDISIKETSLSRIYETPCYSVENFYTSVQCFSEILRTEFKLTESDENFQRCISLYTKLQEDFHNAVELLNAWIACQKEQSSRLNISRLSVLRFVHIDLDKIIVKYTINDLYEMFPNVPIIPQKELDIKIFELQSNIRQKSFRGKFEIEFLFYFLQKLMKEANNGNYPYFTRKVNVILHLSKKTIISDLSQYADTSSCLYSYLESFQVAC, from the coding sequence CTGTCAAAATACTCACTTTTTGATATATCAATAAAAGAAACTAGTTTGAGTAGGATATATGAAACACCTTGTTACTCAGTAGAAAACTTCTATACATCAGTTCAATGCTTTTCTGAAATTTTGAGAACTGAATTTAAGCTAACCGAGTCAGATGAAAATTTTCAAAGATGCATTTCTCTTTATACGAAACTACAAGAAGATTTTCATAACGCAGTCGAATTGCTAAATGCATGGATAGCTTGTCAAAAAGAGCAGTCTAGTAGGTTAAACATTTCGAGGCTTAGTGTATTGCGCTTTGTGCATATTGACTTAGATAAAATTATAGTAAAATATACGATTAATGATTTATATGAGATGTTTCCAAATGTACCTATTATTCCTCAAAAGGAACTAGATATTAAAATATTTGAGCTACAATCCAACATTCGACAAAAGAGTTTTAGAGGTAAGTTTGAGATTGAGTTTTTATTTTATTTTCTTCAAAAACTCATGAAAGAAGCTAATAATGGTAATTATCCATATTTCACTCGAAAGGTGAACGTTATACTACATTTATCAAAGAAGACGATAATTTCTGACTTGTCTCAATACGCTGATACATCAAGCTGTCTTTATAGTTATCTTGAGTCTTTTCAAGTTGCCTGTTGA
- a CDS encoding IS630 family transposase (programmed frameshift) has product MGARLRVFLTPEQDQTLLNLRKQDVPQKVKDRAEIIRLNAHGWYVEKIADHFDCHKKTVTKVLHQWQKLGTEGLWESPGRGGKPKWLEDDMIFLEECLRNEPRTYNSSQLALKLKTERNVEMSADRLRRVLKKGVDWKRTRKSHKGKQDPVARANKQADLDMLELAAATGEIDLKYLDESGFCMWSEPSYTYYFRGEQKRLEQTKRRGRRLSIIGLLQPLISFVYGLVIGGVDRKSYIEMMEKEAKQAQETGRISVIVQDNGPIHRCQEVQQLWKKWESQGLYIFFLPKYCSEMNPIELEWQHLKKDELSGQAFDDELDLAYAVINGVQARGKKNNHNTHRVKFSSRLST; this is encoded by the exons ATGGGTGCGCGTTTAAGGGTATTTCTGACTCCTGAGCAAGACCAAACTTTACTAAATCTGAGAAAACAGGATGTACCACAGAAAGTCAAAGACAGGGCGGAAATAATCAGGCTAAATGCACATGGTTGGTATGTAGAGAAGATAGCAGATCACTTTGATTGTCACAAAAAAACAGTCACAAAAGTTTTGCATCAATGGCAAAAACTGGGCACAGAAGGGCTTTGGGAATCTCCTGGGCGAGGGGGGAAACCAAAGTGGCTTGAGGATGACATGATATTTTTAGAAGAATGCCTCAGAAACGAGCCACGCACATACAATAGTTCTCAGTTAGCTTTGAAGTTGAAAACAGAACGCAACGTTGAGATGAGTGCCGACAGATTAAGACGGGTACTC AAAAAGGGGGTCGATTGGAAACGGACAAGGAAAAGCCATAAAGGAAAACAAGACCCAGTAGCACGAGCAAACAAGCAAGCAGACCTAGACATGTTGGAATTAGCTGCTGCCACTGGTGAAATAGACCTGAAATACCTAGACGAGTCAGGGTTCTGTATGTGGAGCGAACCTAGTTATACATATTACTTTAGAGGTGAGCAAAAACGGTTAGAACAGACTAAACGCCGTGGTCGCAGATTAAGTATTATCGGGCTTCTCCAACCTTTAATCAGTTTTGTTTACGGTTTAGTTATCGGTGGTGTTGACCGTAAATCTTATATAGAAATGATGGAGAAAGAAGCCAAACAAGCCCAAGAAACTGGACGTATCAGCGTGATTGTGCAAGATAACGGGCCAATACATCGCTGCCAAGAAGTTCAACAATTGTGGAAAAAATGGGAAAGTCAGGGTTTGTACATCTTTTTTCTCCCGAAATATTGCTCAGAAATGAATCCAATTGAATTGGAATGGCAACATCTCAAGAAAGATGAGTTATCCGGGCAAGCATTTGATGATGAGCTAGATCTCGCTTACGCCGTCATCAATGGTGTTCAAGCTAGAGGAAAAAAAAACAATCACAACACACATCGTGTAAAATTTAGCTCTAGATTATCAACTTAA
- the rimO gene encoding 30S ribosomal protein S12 methylthiotransferase RimO gives MGDKPTIAISHLGCEKNRIDTEHMLGLLVEAGYGVDTNEELADYVIVNTCSFIEAARVESVKTLVELAEANKKIVITGCMAQHFQSQLLEELPEAVAVVGTGDYHKIVNVIERAEQGERVKQVSIEPTYIADETTPRYRTTTEGVAYLRVAEGCDYRCAFCIIPHLRGNQRSRTIASIVAEAEQLVSQGVQEIILISQITTNYGLDIYGKPKLAELLRALGKVDVRWIRMHYAYPTGLTPDVIAAIQETPNVLPYLDLPLQHSHPEILRAMNRPWQGRVNDGIIEGIKKAIPSAVLRTTFIVGFPGETSEHFEHLLQFVRRHEFDHVGVFTFSAEEGTPAYKLPNQLPQEVMDDRRYQLMELQQPISQKKNQQEVGKIVDVLIEQENPESGELIGRSGRFSPEVDGQVYVKGEARLGAIASVAIHHADAYDLYGQVVNN, from the coding sequence ATGGGTGATAAGCCAACAATTGCAATTTCTCACCTTGGCTGCGAGAAAAATCGAATCGATACAGAACATATGCTAGGGCTGCTGGTAGAAGCAGGCTACGGTGTAGATACAAATGAAGAGTTAGCAGATTACGTTATTGTTAATACTTGTAGTTTTATCGAAGCAGCAAGAGTTGAATCTGTCAAAACTTTGGTGGAATTGGCAGAGGCAAACAAAAAAATCGTAATCACTGGCTGTATGGCACAACACTTCCAATCACAATTGTTGGAAGAGTTGCCAGAGGCAGTAGCAGTAGTAGGTACAGGCGATTATCACAAAATTGTAAATGTAATTGAGCGGGCTGAACAAGGTGAACGGGTTAAACAGGTTAGTATCGAACCAACCTATATAGCTGATGAGACTACACCGCGCTATCGCACTACAACCGAAGGCGTAGCTTACCTACGAGTAGCCGAAGGCTGTGATTATCGTTGTGCGTTTTGTATTATTCCGCATCTGCGAGGCAATCAGCGATCGCGTACTATTGCATCGATTGTTGCCGAAGCCGAGCAGTTAGTTAGTCAAGGCGTACAAGAAATAATTCTGATTTCTCAAATCACGACTAATTACGGTTTAGATATTTACGGGAAGCCAAAATTAGCCGAATTACTTCGCGCTTTGGGAAAAGTAGATGTACGTTGGATCAGAATGCACTACGCTTATCCCACTGGGTTAACCCCAGATGTGATAGCAGCAATCCAAGAAACACCAAACGTCTTGCCTTATCTGGATTTGCCCTTGCAACATTCTCATCCAGAAATTCTTCGCGCCATGAACCGTCCCTGGCAAGGACGTGTAAATGATGGAATTATAGAAGGCATAAAAAAAGCCATACCATCAGCGGTACTCCGGACAACATTTATTGTTGGCTTTCCAGGAGAAACAAGCGAGCATTTCGAGCATCTACTACAGTTTGTTAGGCGGCATGAGTTTGATCATGTTGGTGTCTTTACTTTTTCAGCTGAGGAAGGAACCCCTGCTTACAAGCTACCGAATCAGTTGCCCCAAGAAGTGATGGATGATCGCCGATACCAACTGATGGAACTCCAGCAACCGATTTCCCAAAAGAAAAATCAACAAGAAGTGGGCAAAATTGTTGATGTCCTGATTGAGCAAGAAAATCCTGAAAGTGGTGAATTAATCGGTCGCTCAGGGAGATTTTCCCCAGAGGTAGATGGTCAAGTATATGTCAAAGGCGAAGCAAGATTAGGCGCGATCGCCTCAGTAGCGATCCACCACGCTGATGCATATGACCTCTATGGTCAAGTTGTCAATAACTGA
- a CDS encoding photosystem I biogenesis protein BtpA — MDLYQLFKTHSPIIGVVHLLPLPTSPRWGGSLKAVIDRAEQEATALASGGVDGMIVENFFDAPFTKNQVDPAVVSAMTIVVQRIQNLVTLPVGLNVLRNDAKSALAIASCVRAQFIRVNVLTGVMATDQGLIEGEAHQLLRYRRELGTDVKILADVLVKHARPLSSPNLTVAVKDTIERGLADGVILSGWATGSPPNLEDLELACGAAGDTPVFIGSGANWENIDTLMQAADGVIVSSSLKRHGRIEQPIDPIRVSQFVEAARRSWNSKGESKSIPSVKLHS; from the coding sequence GTGGACTTATATCAATTATTTAAAACTCACTCACCGATTATTGGCGTGGTTCACCTGCTACCGCTGCCTACCTCGCCCCGATGGGGAGGTAGCCTAAAAGCGGTGATTGACCGCGCCGAACAAGAAGCCACAGCCCTAGCAAGTGGAGGGGTTGACGGCATGATTGTGGAGAATTTTTTCGACGCGCCGTTTACCAAAAACCAAGTTGATCCAGCGGTAGTCAGTGCCATGACCATAGTGGTGCAGCGGATACAGAATTTGGTGACTTTGCCTGTGGGCTTAAATGTTTTGCGAAACGACGCCAAAAGTGCATTGGCGATCGCTAGTTGCGTGCGCGCGCAATTCATCCGCGTCAATGTCCTCACGGGAGTGATGGCAACTGACCAAGGATTAATTGAGGGAGAAGCCCATCAATTACTCCGTTATCGTCGCGAGTTGGGGACTGATGTCAAAATTCTAGCCGATGTTTTAGTAAAGCACGCCCGTCCCTTAAGTTCCCCAAATCTCACAGTTGCTGTGAAAGACACAATTGAAAGAGGTTTGGCAGATGGGGTGATTTTGTCCGGCTGGGCTACTGGTAGTCCACCTAACTTAGAAGACTTGGAATTAGCTTGTGGTGCAGCAGGTGACACGCCAGTGTTTATTGGTAGTGGAGCCAATTGGGAAAATATTGATACACTGATGCAGGCAGCGGATGGTGTAATTGTTTCCAGTTCCCTGAAACGTCATGGTCGAATTGAGCAACCAATTGACCCAATTCGCGTCAGTCAATTTGTCGAAGCCGCACGCCGCAGTTGGAACTCCAAAGGTGAAAGCAAATCTATTCCCTCAGTGAAGCTACATTCTTAA
- a CDS encoding alcohol dehydrogenase catalytic domain-containing protein, whose product MKGLWLENKQLQLRTDIPIPEPPPGEALVRVLRAGICNTDLELLRGYYPYTGILGHEFVGVVEQGPEHLINQRVVGEINAVCGYCRFCRSGQPTHCENRTVLGIVNRHGAFAEYLCLPDKNLHPVPDNVPTEVATFTEPLAAALEIQQQVPLHPGNQVLVIGDGKLGQLVAQTLALTGCEILAVGRHPEKLAHLEARGIKTSLADGVIDRAFDVAVECTGNPEGFAIARRALRSRGTLVLKSTYAGNLSLDASSLVVDEITLIGSRCGPFPPALQLLATGQVDVQPLIHVSYSLIEGLAAFEQAQSRGVLKVLLEIS is encoded by the coding sequence ATGAAAGGACTCTGGCTTGAAAACAAGCAATTACAACTACGTACAGACATTCCTATTCCAGAACCACCACCGGGAGAAGCCTTGGTACGTGTCCTACGTGCGGGTATCTGTAACACTGACTTGGAACTACTCAGAGGCTACTATCCCTATACTGGTATTTTAGGTCATGAATTTGTGGGTGTTGTCGAACAAGGGCCAGAACATCTAATTAACCAACGTGTAGTTGGCGAAATTAATGCTGTTTGCGGGTATTGTCGCTTTTGTCGCAGTGGACAACCGACTCACTGTGAAAATCGCACTGTTCTTGGGATAGTCAACCGCCACGGAGCCTTTGCGGAGTATCTCTGTTTACCAGACAAAAACTTGCATCCTGTACCTGATAATGTGCCGACAGAAGTAGCAACTTTTACCGAACCTTTAGCAGCAGCTCTAGAAATTCAGCAGCAAGTACCGTTGCATCCAGGTAACCAAGTGCTTGTGATTGGAGATGGCAAATTAGGGCAATTAGTAGCGCAGACATTAGCCTTAACTGGCTGCGAAATCTTGGCTGTAGGGCGTCATCCAGAGAAACTCGCTCACTTAGAAGCAAGAGGTATTAAAACGAGTCTAGCCGATGGTGTAATAGATAGAGCCTTTGATGTAGCAGTAGAGTGTACTGGCAATCCAGAAGGATTTGCGATCGCCCGCCGTGCCTTGCGTTCTCGTGGCACGCTAGTACTTAAAAGTACCTATGCTGGTAATCTCAGCTTAGATGCTTCCTCCTTGGTGGTAGACGAAATTACTCTCATTGGCTCTCGTTGCGGCCCCTTTCCCCCTGCACTTCAACTGCTAGCCACAGGACAAGTAGACGTACAGCCTTTGATTCATGTCAGCTACTCGCTCATTGAAGGTCTTGCAGCTTTTGAACAAGCTCAAAGTCGGGGAGTTTTAAAGGTTTTATTAGAGATTAGTTAG
- a CDS encoding BCD family MFS transporter — translation MASGELFDTETKSLSVPKVNLLTMFRLSLFQMGLAMMSILTLGVLNRVMIQEIAIPATLVSVVLALPLFVSPSRVWFGQISDAKPLWGSHRTAYVWVGAAVFAIASFLAVQVIWQLNIAASNPGGWAWTAQTIGWIALLSLIFAVYGLGICASSTAFAALLVDISEEDNRSKVVGVVWSMLMVGIIVGAIISSKLLTPDATAATLQASVNRLFIIVPAIVFGLAFVATIGVEKKYSQYLTRSTVANREDSITLGNAWAILTASPQTGLFFTFLLVMTVSLFMQDPILEPYAGQVFKMPLAESTKLNAFYGIGILIAYGVTGFFVVPRLGKRRTARLGCVLVAFAAGLLALSGFSANPAFLKLGLVLFGLAAGFLTTAAISLMLDLTAAEAAGTFIGAWGLAQSISRGVAVVIGGTILDVGRKLLPNLVLAYGLVFALEAVGMVLSIWFLNRVNVVEFQTSTKQAIASVLESDLD, via the coding sequence ATGGCAAGCGGTGAACTATTTGATACCGAAACAAAATCCCTATCTGTGCCGAAAGTCAATCTGCTAACCATGTTTCGGCTGAGTTTATTTCAAATGGGTTTGGCTATGATGTCCATTTTGACTCTGGGGGTACTCAACAGAGTCATGATTCAGGAAATAGCAATTCCGGCGACGCTGGTATCTGTAGTCCTAGCACTACCTTTATTTGTTTCTCCTTCCCGCGTCTGGTTTGGTCAGATTTCCGATGCTAAACCGCTATGGGGTTCCCACCGCACAGCTTATGTTTGGGTGGGAGCAGCAGTATTTGCGATCGCCTCATTTTTAGCTGTACAAGTGATATGGCAACTAAATATTGCAGCTAGTAATCCTGGTGGCTGGGCATGGACAGCTCAAACAATTGGCTGGATAGCACTTCTGTCGCTGATTTTCGCTGTATACGGGCTAGGAATTTGTGCTAGCAGTACCGCCTTTGCTGCTTTATTAGTAGATATATCTGAAGAAGACAACCGTTCTAAAGTCGTCGGCGTTGTTTGGTCGATGTTGATGGTGGGGATTATTGTTGGGGCAATTATCAGTTCCAAGTTGCTAACACCAGATGCAACAGCAGCAACTTTACAGGCTTCCGTCAACAGATTATTTATTATTGTTCCAGCAATTGTATTTGGGTTGGCATTCGTTGCGACAATAGGCGTAGAAAAAAAGTACTCCCAATACTTAACCCGTTCCACAGTAGCGAACCGAGAAGATAGCATCACTTTGGGCAATGCTTGGGCAATCTTGACAGCTAGTCCGCAAACGGGTTTATTTTTCACCTTTTTACTGGTGATGACTGTTAGCTTGTTTATGCAAGACCCAATTTTAGAACCTTACGCGGGTCAAGTGTTTAAAATGCCCTTGGCTGAAAGCACTAAATTGAATGCTTTTTACGGAATAGGTATATTAATCGCCTACGGTGTGACTGGCTTTTTCGTTGTGCCACGTTTGGGTAAGCGCAGAACTGCACGCTTGGGCTGTGTTTTGGTAGCATTTGCAGCCGGATTGCTAGCTTTATCGGGATTTTCTGCTAATCCAGCCTTCCTGAAACTAGGTTTAGTCTTATTCGGTTTAGCCGCAGGTTTCTTAACTACAGCAGCAATTAGTTTAATGTTGGATCTCACAGCAGCAGAAGCCGCAGGTACATTTATTGGCGCATGGGGATTAGCGCAGTCTATCTCCAGGGGAGTGGCAGTAGTTATAGGCGGAACTATATTAGATGTGGGTCGTAAGCTACTACCCAATCTGGTGCTAGCTTATGGACTAGTATTTGCCCTAGAAGCTGTGGGGATGGTGCTGTCGATTTGGTTTCTCAATCGAGTCAATGTAGTGGAATTTCAAACAAGCACCAAACAAGCGATCGCTTCTGTTTTAGAAAGTGATCTAGACTAA
- a CDS encoding inositol monophosphatase family protein, with translation MSDFWTTILDFAQTTTTRVGKQLMQDFGQVQALQKADGSLVTKADKWADQEIRDAIASHFSGYGILTEESDQSFPGTEWCWVIDPLDGTTNFTRGIPIWSISLGLLYQGTPIFGYVYLPTLDQAFHGFWAGSSGLTVPTGAFLNHHPIHASVDNPSNNHFFNLCSRSTGVIQNGFPCKIRMLGVASYNFLTVATGATLGGIEATPKVWDLAGAWVIVQAAGGVWKSLKSDPFPLLAGEDYSDRSFPTLVVSRPELLQTFTPYLKNVKI, from the coding sequence ATGAGTGATTTTTGGACAACAATTCTTGATTTTGCCCAAACTACCACTACCAGAGTGGGAAAGCAATTAATGCAGGATTTTGGGCAAGTGCAGGCTTTACAAAAAGCTGATGGCAGTTTAGTAACGAAAGCAGATAAATGGGCAGATCAGGAAATTCGGGATGCGATCGCTTCTCATTTTTCTGGTTACGGAATTTTGACTGAAGAGAGCGATCAGTCTTTTCCTGGTACAGAATGGTGCTGGGTAATTGACCCATTAGATGGTACAACCAACTTTACCCGTGGTATTCCCATCTGGTCAATTTCTCTAGGTTTACTGTATCAAGGCACACCCATCTTTGGTTATGTTTACTTACCAACACTAGATCAAGCTTTTCATGGTTTCTGGGCTGGTTCATCTGGGTTAACAGTGCCAACCGGAGCATTTCTCAATCATCATCCCATCCACGCCAGTGTTGATAATCCCAGCAACAATCACTTTTTTAACCTCTGTTCTCGCAGCACTGGAGTGATTCAAAACGGCTTTCCCTGCAAAATTCGAATGCTGGGTGTAGCTAGCTATAACTTTCTCACAGTTGCTACTGGAGCTACTTTAGGTGGAATTGAGGCGACACCAAAAGTTTGGGACTTAGCAGGGGCTTGGGTAATTGTCCAAGCTGCTGGCGGCGTTTGGAAATCGCTTAAGTCAGACCCGTTTCCATTATTAGCAGGAGAAGATTATAGCGATCGCTCTTTTCCCACCCTTGTAGTTAGTCGCCCAGAATTGCTGCAAACTTTTACACCCTATCTCAAAAATGTAAAAATTTAA
- a CDS encoding aldo/keto reductase — MENITLGQNGPVVTPLCIGTWAWGDKLFWNYGDGYGPEQLQEAFTAALQAGVTFFDTAEIYGMGKSEEFLGQFLQKTQEPVQIATKFGPLPWRFTGQSVSDALTESLKRLQLERIALYQVHWPFAFFLSQQTLMNALADEVKRGRIGAVGVSNYSADQMREAHQILAARGVPLAVNQVRYSLLTRQIESQGILATARELGITILAYSPLAQGLLTGKYTTANSPTPSGARRIDPRFSQEGLQKIAPVTSLLRDLGEKYDRTPAQVALNWLIAQGNVIPIAGVKTAEQVRQNAGALGWRLNDDEIQELEKASRPWL; from the coding sequence GTGGAAAACATCACATTGGGTCAAAATGGCCCAGTTGTTACACCTTTGTGCATTGGCACTTGGGCTTGGGGTGATAAACTTTTTTGGAATTATGGCGATGGCTACGGCCCAGAACAGTTGCAAGAAGCTTTTACAGCAGCGCTACAGGCTGGTGTTACCTTCTTCGACACAGCAGAAATTTATGGAATGGGAAAAAGCGAGGAATTTTTGGGGCAATTCCTGCAAAAGACACAAGAACCTGTACAAATTGCCACCAAATTTGGCCCTCTACCGTGGCGATTTACAGGTCAATCTGTCTCTGATGCTTTAACAGAAAGCCTCAAACGCCTACAATTAGAGCGAATAGCTTTGTATCAAGTGCATTGGCCTTTCGCTTTCTTTTTGAGCCAACAAACGCTAATGAATGCCCTTGCAGATGAAGTGAAGCGGGGCAGAATTGGCGCAGTCGGGGTAAGTAATTACTCAGCAGATCAAATGCGAGAAGCACACCAAATCTTGGCAGCCCGTGGAGTGCCTTTGGCTGTGAACCAAGTACGCTACTCTTTACTTACACGTCAAATAGAAAGCCAAGGAATTCTCGCAACTGCCCGCGAGTTGGGTATAACAATTTTGGCATATAGTCCTTTAGCTCAGGGATTACTCACAGGCAAATACACCACTGCTAACAGCCCAACTCCTAGCGGTGCTAGAAGGATAGACCCGCGATTTAGTCAAGAAGGCTTACAAAAAATTGCCCCAGTCACATCTTTGCTACGCGACCTAGGGGAAAAATACGATCGCACCCCAGCCCAAGTTGCTCTCAACTGGTTAATAGCACAGGGGAACGTCATTCCGATTGCTGGCGTGAAAACAGCCGAACAGGTACGGCAAAATGCTGGCGCTTTGGGTTGGAGATTGAACGACGATGAAATTCAGGAGCTAGAAAAAGCTAGCCGTCCTTGGTTGTAG
- a CDS encoding DEAD/DEAH box helicase — protein MNLSFQELGISQERVEQLEKIGFTTPTNIQVQAIPQLLAGRDVVGQSQTGTGKTAAFSLPILERLDINQKAVQALVLTPTRELAMQVHDAIDQFIGNEGLRVLAIYGGQSIDRQILQLKRGVHMVVGTPGRVIDLLDRGCLKLDQVKWFVLDEADEMLSMGFIDDVIKILSQAPQDRQTALFSATMPPSIRQLVNKFLRSPATVTVEQPKAAPNKINQVAYLIPRHWTKAKALQPILEMEDPETALIFVRTRRTAAELTSQLQAAGHSVDEYHGDLSQQARERLLSRFRNRQVRWVVATDIAARGLDVDQLSHVINYDLPDSVETYVHRIGRTGRAGKEGTAISLVQSFERRKQQTFERHNRQNWQLLTIPTRAQIEARHILKLQELVGEALTGERLASFLPIVSELIEKYDAQAIAAAALQIAYDQTRPAWLQSDVEIPSEEAATPKPKLMKRRESSGDRTRSSWSKPDTTISEDDRRGTPKPKLRTSRRDASVSPANQKLGSHTARESAS, from the coding sequence ATGAATCTTTCGTTTCAAGAATTAGGAATTTCACAAGAACGCGTCGAGCAATTAGAAAAAATTGGCTTTACCACACCAACTAATATCCAAGTCCAAGCAATTCCCCAACTGTTGGCAGGTCGTGATGTGGTGGGTCAATCCCAAACTGGAACTGGTAAAACAGCAGCATTTTCACTGCCAATTTTAGAGCGGCTGGATATTAATCAAAAAGCTGTACAAGCCTTGGTTTTAACACCAACTCGTGAATTAGCAATGCAAGTTCACGATGCTATTGACCAGTTTATCGGCAACGAAGGATTGCGAGTATTAGCAATCTACGGTGGTCAATCAATTGACCGCCAAATTTTACAACTCAAACGTGGCGTTCACATGGTTGTGGGTACGCCAGGACGAGTTATAGACTTGCTAGATCGAGGCTGTTTGAAGCTCGATCAGGTGAAGTGGTTTGTGTTAGATGAAGCCGATGAAATGTTGAGCATGGGCTTTATCGATGATGTAATAAAAATTCTTTCCCAAGCACCACAAGACCGCCAAACTGCTTTATTCTCGGCAACAATGCCACCATCAATTCGTCAATTGGTGAACAAGTTTTTGCGATCGCCTGCGACAGTTACAGTCGAGCAGCCAAAAGCCGCACCGAATAAAATCAATCAGGTGGCTTACTTGATACCCCGCCACTGGACAAAAGCTAAAGCTTTACAACCGATTCTGGAAATGGAAGATCCAGAAACAGCTTTAATCTTTGTCCGTACCAGACGGACAGCCGCAGAACTCACCAGTCAACTGCAAGCTGCTGGTCACAGTGTCGATGAATACCACGGTGATTTGTCCCAGCAAGCACGGGAACGGTTGTTGAGCCGATTCCGCAATCGTCAGGTGCGCTGGGTAGTAGCAACTGATATTGCAGCACGCGGATTAGATGTCGATCAATTGTCTCATGTGATCAACTACGACTTACCCGATAGCGTGGAAACCTATGTCCACCGCATTGGTCGTACTGGTCGAGCTGGTAAAGAAGGAACAGCAATCTCTTTAGTGCAGTCCTTTGAGCGGCGTAAGCAGCAGACATTTGAACGCCATAATCGCCAAAATTGGCAATTGCTGACGATTCCGACACGCGCACAGATTGAAGCCCGACACATCCTGAAATTGCAAGAACTAGTGGGAGAAGCTTTAACAGGCGAACGTCTGGCTTCATTCTTGCCGATAGTCAGCGAGCTGATTGAAAAATACGATGCTCAGGCGATCGCAGCGGCGGCATTGCAAATCGCTTACGATCAAACCCGTCCTGCTTGGTTGCAATCAGATGTAGAGATTCCCTCAGAAGAAGCTGCTACTCCTAAACCCAAGCTGATGAAGCGTCGCGAGTCTAGTGGCGATCGTACTCGTTCTTCTTGGAGTAAACCAGATACTACTATTAGCGAAGACGACAGACGTGGCACACCTAAGCCCAAGCTGCGGACAAGTCGTCGTGATGCTTCGGTGTCACCTGCTAATCAAAAGCTGGGTTCACACACAGCTAGAGAATCAGCTTCATAG
- a CDS encoding vitamin K epoxide reductase family protein: MIRRRSTPWIHRWSRPLIAAIAGCGALTTGYLTIEKLTGGSAACVAQAGVKGCNDVLSSPWATVFGQPLALFGFLAYTSMVIFALAPLVLRSGDNNSRQQLENWTWLLLLAGAIAMSVFSGYLMYLLAFQIKALCPYCIGSALFSLSLLVLTIIGRTWEDIGQILFTAIIVGMVTLIGTLGVYASVNQSGVTPGATPGQPVKVFFNPTVPPNPAFGWEITTTSGEAEIALARHLTKIGAKEYVAYWCPHCHEQKLLFGKEAYQEITNNNVKVECAPDGLKAQPEQCKAAKIEGFPTWIINGKSYSGVQSLEELAQASGYTGSRNFKYFK; encoded by the coding sequence ATGATTCGCCGCCGTTCTACTCCTTGGATTCATAGATGGTCTCGTCCATTAATTGCCGCGATCGCGGGATGTGGTGCGTTGACCACAGGTTATCTCACTATAGAAAAGTTAACAGGAGGCAGTGCCGCTTGTGTAGCACAGGCTGGGGTCAAAGGCTGTAATGATGTCTTGTCAAGTCCTTGGGCAACGGTTTTTGGTCAGCCATTAGCTTTGTTTGGCTTTTTGGCATATACCAGTATGGTGATATTTGCTTTAGCACCCTTGGTATTGAGATCAGGGGACAACAATAGTCGTCAACAACTAGAAAACTGGACATGGTTGCTGCTGTTAGCAGGAGCGATCGCCATGTCTGTTTTCAGCGGCTATCTAATGTACTTGCTAGCATTCCAAATCAAAGCCCTTTGTCCTTACTGTATTGGCTCAGCTTTGTTCTCACTTAGTCTTTTGGTACTGACAATTATCGGTCGTACTTGGGAGGACATTGGGCAAATCTTATTTACTGCGATTATTGTTGGCATGGTAACGCTAATTGGCACTTTAGGCGTTTATGCTAGCGTCAATCAATCAGGTGTTACACCAGGAGCAACGCCTGGACAACCTGTAAAAGTTTTCTTTAATCCCACAGTCCCACCTAACCCAGCATTCGGTTGGGAAATCACCACCACTTCTGGTGAGGCAGAAATAGCCCTAGCACGCCATCTGACAAAGATAGGCGCTAAAGAATATGTTGCTTATTGGTGTCCCCATTGCCACGAACAAAAATTGCTCTTTGGCAAAGAAGCTTATCAGGAAATCACCAACAATAATGTTAAGGTAGAGTGCGCTCCTGATGGGCTGAAAGCTCAACCAGAACAGTGTAAAGCAGCGAAAATTGAAGGTTTCCCCACTTGGATTATCAATGGTAAAAGCTATAGCGGAGTGCAAAGCTTAGAAGAACTTGCACAAGCATCTGGTTACACAGGTTCTCGTAACTTCAAGTATTTTAAATAA